In the Anastrepha obliqua isolate idAnaObli1 chromosome 1, idAnaObli1_1.0, whole genome shotgun sequence genome, one interval contains:
- the LOC129235468 gene encoding uncharacterized protein LOC129235468, protein MTVKHTNASTVRTDKKPNTRTELQDKQTDRQEEATDALKKQSDNWTRRTSKDELRMTGSPSEDELLASSQETVEGKAVGHSTPTTINQPTTSAQAMGQKRGNKGPSRYKLYQRSLAILGRIRKNETEGKVHPKDETDKARCQKVVDEYLAFQAANRTNAKKRNRSHDETGKVTKKHKISDQGAVASKPIKRFSEVARDHLQMALVDETSNRGKPVLDKWSEIEARLSRIVVDHVMANPEGQTPGFDSVEVVRGYRVIKCDDQFSLHFLTNVIGKIQNSWEGLKLKLIPASEIPRRPRARIWVPNMEFDANQLIPYLQAHNRSVPMTDWSIIKAEAPQRHSRSFLLLITEESLEPLEKVGNKLQFGIRKTQLKIFRSANPEEEQDEVDGANELLTGMQLDDTESEKGNQ, encoded by the coding sequence ATGACGGTAAAACATACCAACGCATCGACAGTACGGActgataaaaaaccaaacacgcGGACAGAACTACaggacaaacaaacagacagacaGGAGGAAGCGACGGACGCACTTAAAAAACAGTCAGACAATTGGACAAGACGTACAAGCAAAGACGAACTGAGGATGACTGGGTCACCCTCAGAGGATGAGCTCTTGGCCTCCAGCCAAGAAACAGTTGAgggcaaagctgtgggccacagtaCGCCAACAACTATAAATCAACCAACAACATCCGCTCAAGCCATGGGGCAAAAGCGTGGTAATAAAGGTCCCTCGAGGTATAAActttaccagaggtctctcgctatCCTTGGCAGGATTCGGAAAAACGAGACCGAAGGTAAAGTGCATCCCAAAGATGAGACCGACAAGGCAAGATGTCAAAAGGTGGTTGATGAATACTTGGCATTCCAAGCCGCCAACAGGACAAATGCCAAAAAACGAAACCGCTCGCATGACGAAACTGGGAAGGTAACAAAAAAGCACAAGATATCGGATCAGGGTGCAGTTGCCTCCAAACCTATCAAGCGATTTAGTGAGGTGGCACGGGACCATCTCCAAATGGCATTGGTAGACGAAACCTCTAACCGCGGGAAACCAGTGCTTGACAAATGGTCAGAGATTGAGGCACGGTTGTCTCGCATAGTCGTTGACCATGTCATGGCGAACCCGGAGGGCCAAACACCAGGTTTCGACTCGGTGGAGGTAGTCCGCGGTTACCGAGTCATTAAATGCGATGACCAATTCTCATTGCATTTCTTGACTAACGTGATTGGTAAAATCCAGAACAGCTGGGAAGGCTTGAAACTCAAGCTAATTCCGGCTAGCGAGATTCCACGaaggccgagggctcgcatctgggTACCAAACATGGAGTTTGATGCCAATCAACTAATCCCCTACCTTCAGGCGCATAATCGCTCGGTGCCGATGACCGATTGgtcgatcatcaaagcggaggctccgcaaaggCACAGCAGGTCATTCCTCCTTCTAATTACAGAAGAGAGTCTGGAACCACTGGAGAAAGTGGGAAACAAACTTCAGTTTGGGATCAGGAAGACccagctgaagatattccgttctGCAAACCCGGAAGAGGAGCAGGATGAGGTCGATGGTGCCAACGAACTGCTGACTGGCATGCAGCTAGATGACACCGAGTCCGAAAAAGGAAACCAATAA